attcaAGTTGATAGTCTGCACTTCatttgcatctcggttgtttcatttcatatcaATTGTGGTGGCATGCAGAgcagtgtccaaatatgtctGGACCTAACTATGTAGAGtattatgtattatatgtagAGTGAGAAAACATTTGCAGGTATCCGTCATGGCGTTTGAAGTGTCCTTAGCAGATTCAAATATTGTAACTTTGGTTTGAGCCACACAAAATGCAAAGTTAAATGACAAGTAAGATGTGATGAATACCTTCACTGCGTTGCAAGCTTTAGCCCAGGTGGTCCTAATTGAGTGCTAACTGTGATTCTTCAGGAATGTGATTGGCTCCTTGGGTTTCCACCATCTTTACGTTGATTGAACACTTATTTGACACCATGGTAGAGTTTTGCTAAGGAAAGTAGTACCTCTGGTGATGACGAATTATCAGATATGATATTGTTGAAATGGAACATGGATTATTTCACCATTCAATTGGCATTTTCACTGTAACACTTCCAGCATTGAGTTGAATTGTATTCAattgaaacaatgtatttattgttcGCACTGAGGTGTTATTTGTGAGCGTATGTCTGTAATTGCTAGTTATACCACTGGAAATTACAGTGGTATATGTTGTTGTATAATTTGTTACTTAACACTGTCTCCATGTttaggccctggtcaaaaggagtACATTTCTAAGGGGACATGGTGATATTTGTGGCACGGCCTTTGTCTTTTTACCGTCCATTGGGGGGCTGTAGTACCCCTCCCTGCAGCGACAGCAGTACTGGCCCAATCTGAATCCCTGGCCTGGGATTGGCtcacactggagagagagaaaacaagttGGGGTTAAAGTTCACTTCACAGGGCGATGACAGATGTTGCCTGAGGCTAGCCGTTTGACACCTGATCAGTTGATGTCTCTGATTATCTGGAACCTGAACAAGCAGGTTTCTCAAGGAGGAATTTGGTTCTTAAACGGTTTAGTTTGACGTGACTGGATCAGAACTTTATCATTATTGCACTGCCCCCTCCACCTCTGAAGGGGAAAGTCCTGAAGGAGAGTCCCAATTTCTATTGATATTCTATAGATACTACTAATATCAACATCATTtcaacaaactttcaacaaactGTTGATAAGAAACTGTTTGCAAAGGtgagggtcagggttaggttttgagtaaggtttagggtaagtgtAAAGGTTTGGGTTATGAAGAAGGTTatggtagggttagggttagtaaaaTCTTACTAATGGTAagtagataatctgtagagcattTACAGACACACGTTTGGGATTCTCAAAATGGAGTGTAACCAACCATTTCATGACAGGTAATCAATGCTTTTTCATAGACATATCTGCAAGCATTGCACTTCTCAGTGGTGAACAGCAGTGATCATCAAAAAAAACTATGCAATCAAGGCACCATTTCAACCAATGCAGTAATATCAGCCTTTCTGAGTGTTAAAATGGTTATTATCCTGTTCTGGTAGGTGGGTTTTGCTAGTATGAATTGTTACACTTTATTAACAATGCCTGTTTAATTATCCCTTAGTGGAGTGTTTTTCTCTTAACCTAGAAAGCAAAATATCTGTGGTCCGACTGCAATTTTGTGAATATTACTTGGGGAGGAAAACCTTTTATAATGGCAGAAAAAACAaggattaaaatgtatgttggtCAATGGAAATTGTTAATGGAGATATATTTAATGGAGTGTGTTACTTATGATCTCTCAGCCTTTTTGGAGTTTTTTCCCCACCATTATGGCGCACCGCAGCACTCAGTCAAGGAAACACATTTGGACACTGCTCGCCTCTCGCCTCTTTGTTAATCTAAGATAAAACCTAAATGGACATGTAATGCCTCTACCAAAAGCATTATCCCTTTTCTACTGAGGGAAATCCCACAGTGcacacaccaccccccccccccatacacgacacacacattcatcccAACATTATCTAGAGACAGACCCAATGGGTTGCTTAATAAAGggtcaaatatttgtatgttaTGTGGATTAAAATGAACTCCATCATAAAGACAACATAATTCTCGGCATACACAGCAAGTCATTAAGAATGCAGCCTTCTGGTAAACAACACATAACATGGTCTGCACTAATGCCTCAAATGAACCTTAATCCAGGTGTGGTGGGCCCTATGGCTGGAGTCTTCCACTCATTGTCGACCTGATGTTGTTGATTTGTTTCTTTTGAAATCAcatgacattttgatttatttgattTCTCCGTTTTCGATCGCCTTTGGTTACAGGTGTTTCTGTGACACATGTGCAACACACTGATGCCACCAGAGCGGTTGCTTGGAACAAATTTCCATCATCATGCAAAGCCTTGTCTGCTTTTATTTCGACGTTTTGGTGGCATTATGAAGGTTATCCCGTTTCCCATTTGAGGATGCCTCAGTCAGAAATCAGTCATTAATAAATGATCCCTTTTAAGGGAATTAAATAATCTCTCTTAAAACATCCAGATCTACCTGGAATTCAATCTCTCTCCGGTTCCACCTTTGACCTGTCTCTGGGTGTTGCATGAATGAGACAAGATGGGAGATGATCTGATGACAGGGATATGGGGCATGttcctgtgttttgtttctgtctaTCTATGTCTGGCCCATGTCTGCCTTTCTGGGAACGGGGGAAGGATGTTTGTAATGGCCGGATTATCATCTTAATCCACCCAGATCATCCCTCCACCGACCAGCGCAGATATCTTTAAATAGAAGGGTGGGATGAGCTGGAGAGGATTGGGCTGGAAGAGGACAGACGATCGTCAACAAAGTAAATTGAGGATGAAGGTAAAAAGGGGGCAAAGAGGGACAAAGGTGATAAGCTGACAAGAAGATGAAAGGGAAATGAAGCAAGAAATTAAGAATGGAAAGTAGAATAAAGCTATAAAAGGTTTTACACTAACATTTCAGTCAGACGGTTTTGTTCAGAGAGACTTACTCAAAGCCTGCAAGTGATTGTTCACCCTTTTGGGTTCAGGGATTTTAACGAGGGACATTTGAGATCACTTCACTAGCCAatccttttcaaatgttttcttactTATTCACATTAAGCGTGGGAAATGCTTAATGTGTATAAGTATATGTTACATTGtatataattaatgtaattacTATTTGAAGTTGATTTGGGATAACAAAAGTTGTGTATTGATATGATAACCCTTGATATACTTTAACAATACATATGCTTACAACTGAGTTACATACAGACGGGTGAAAAATTCAAGGAGAAACCAACCTAAAGACTTTAATTTAGGTGTTGGGTCACCACGAGAtgccagaacagcttcagtgTGCCTTAGTGTAGaggtctctggaactctactgaaTGGGTGAAACATCATTCTTCCAAAAGAAATTCCTTCAATTCATGTTTTGACGATGGTGATGGAAAGCGCTGTCTAACACTACCCAAAATCTCCAATAGGTTTTTAATTGGGTGGAGATCTGATGACTGCAAAGGCCATAACATATGATTCAAATCATCAAACCATGCAGTGACCTTTCGTGCCCTGTCGTTGGGGGtattgtcatcctggaaaagACCCAATgatgaaccctctttcaaagtcacttagatcaACTGGGGTTGCTACATGCCACAGGGCCTCctaggatgttaattgcttaattgcaTTACGTAGCATACCTGTGTGGAAGCATCTGTATTCGTTATGTTCCTctactcatttattcaggtttttccttttatttgtcaCTTGTCTGTATATgagtaaattatattttttgttattttaccagTTTAGCTAACTTACAACTTATTTTCATTTCGAGAAACACATTGTTATTTTCAGAGACAACCTGGGagaaattagggttaactgcccagatttttttttactttgccaGCTTGGGGATTCAatctaacaaaatgtaatttactggTAAAGTTCTTTAACTCTTTAATAACAGTTCTGTGACCTGTCAACAACAATGAGTGTCACTGTAACTATTTAACAGCAGTGTGGGTTTCTGTAACTCTTCCACAAAAACGAGGGATTGTGTTACTCTTCAACACCAACTTTGAAATGTTGTGACTTTTCAACAACAACGAGGGGTGTAACTCTTCAATACCAACCTGGGTGTCTGTGACTTTTCAACAACAATGAAGGGTGTAACTCTTCAATACTGACTTGGGTGTCTGTGACTTTTCAACTACAATGAAGGGTGTAACTCTTCAATACTGACTTGGGTGTCTGTGACTTTTCAACTACAATGAGGGGTGAAATTCTTCAATACCAAACTGGGTGTCTGTGACTTTTCAACAACAACGAGGGGTGTAACTCTTCAATACCAAACTGGGTGTCTGTGAATTTTCCACCACAATGAGGGGTGTAACTCTTCAATACCAACCTGGGTGTCTGTGACTTTTCAACAACATTGAGGGGTGTAACTCTTCAATACCGACTTGGGTGTCTGTGACTTTTCAACAACAATAAGGGGTGTAAGTCTTCAGTGTTTTTGAGACGCTCTTTACCTCCATGGTGGTACGATTGCACTCGTGTGTGTTGGCAAACCAAGCATCCCCTGTGGCACATTGGTTCACATCAAAGCCCTGTACGTTCACATCCACGCGGATTACACCCCTGGCATGggaacacacaaacgcacacccacacaaaaaagaaacatccaTTTCGGTAAAGGATAATATTCTGGAACCTGACACAAACGCAGAGCTAAACAAACAAGGCAACAACAAACATGTCATGCCCCATGAAGGATGCAGCAGCACCTTGAAGCAACCTTCACCAATCAGAGTACTTTTTGGTATGAGGTGTTGCGTGGGTTAATTAGACTAATTTCCttgagcatgtgtgccaaatgtaaTGAGTCAAAACCGATCAAGAGATAAACACATCCCCATTATAGTGTCACTATGTGGTCAATATGGATGTTCTTCTATATGATGTGTCTTGACACTGTTTGCAAAATGTGTACCCAATTTTGATACAATATAAACATCCTTGACtgatttatataaatgtatgttctaGACTCACAAGATTTTTGAAAAACTTTTAATGGAAGAAAGACCCTGTGGCACATGTACTTTGTACAGGAAAGGGACCTCTAAACCATTTCGTCATTTTAGGTCCAACAGGTTGAGGGGGGTGACCTTGCAAAGTCAGCATTTTCAATTACTTCATAACGCGCCACTATCTTGCCGATCCgtgttattttgaaaatgccAGACCTCTATGGCAAGACGGATCATTCACAGATGCAAACCTGAACCGAGACTAATCCATAGTCTCTTTTCTAATTTAAATTTGGAGGACCACAACCAGATATTTAATGgaaacaaatacagtatataactATGGTCTCTGAATCATCATACTCTATAAACTTGACATTTTCTCTCGATTAATGGCTGTAAAGTGCTTCAGTTAAAAAAATCCAGCATTGGGTAATTTAACCATGTCTGCTATTTCAAAAACGTATCAAACTACTGTCCCTGTAGTAGACTACTCTGTCTACTGAAGAGGTAACCTGTGACTACAACTGGGGTCAGGTATATTTTGAACCAGGCACTAAATGTGAATTATAGCCTTACGGGAGGCTGGAGCCATCATGTGCTGGAGCCATCATGTGCTGGAGCCATCATGTGCTCTGTCTACCTCCAATCCATTTGAAATGAACTACTTTTTGACAGCGCCCCTTATCATTTGAACAAACCTcctatacaaatattttttccattcTAGTGGTTCTGcgttttaattttaaaaaatggcTTTCTCTACGCCTTTTCCAAACACGTATTGGAAGGCTATATTTGAAGAAAATCTGTCAAAAAAGTTGATTGAATTCGAATGGATTTACCCTTGCATCAACTAATGGTCACAGACTGTGTGCCCTGAGACAATGGACTGCTGTAAAATATGATGTGGTTATCTAACATGAAATACCTATCCAGGATTTAGGCAGAGGAAAGCAGTCTGTGTCGCCCGTGTGAGACCAGATGGGTCAGGGGATGCGTGCTAAAGCTTTTGTCCTATTAAGCGCACCACTTTTGATCAGACTGCAATAAGCGCCTGTTTGAAATGAATGCCCTGTATGGAGGATAGGACGCCATTTGAGACACACCCAGGCTACCGACTGACCTGAACTCTGGGCTGAGGTCAGGTTTCAGGCCGTAGAAAGAAGTCGACAGGGTGAGCAGCCAGCCTGGCAGGAAGCGCCCATCCTCACACTCCAGGAAGGGCCCGCCCGCCCAGCGGACCCCGCTGCGATTGGTCACGTAGCTGTCACCCCGACCCCACTTGGGCGTGTCCAGGGTGCTGAGGTCATTGAAGAGGACTCTTTTCGACAAGGTCGGGCCTGGGGAGTCTGGGAACTTCAAACCGCTGAACCAAGTGTCGTCGGGCGCGGGGGCCGGGGGGTGAAGACTCTCCCACCGGCTCGACAGGTCCTGGAGCAGGATGTTCTGGTAAACGGGGGCTGGGTTCCGGGACGCGCGGAGCACGAGTTGGGGCACGGGGGCGGCCGGGTCCGCGTCAAACGTGAGGAGGGCGTGGCGGATGAGGGGGTCGGCCTCCAGGAGGGAGCGCACCATGGCGTGGTACCACTCCATATCGTCGCGCACGCTACTCTCCCGCAAGTCGCTGGCCTGGAAGATCATGTTGAGGAAGTTGGCCATGTTGGCCAAGGCGTCCATGGATGACCGGAGGGGGCCGAAGAACCCGTGCGGCAGGGGGCCACTCTGCCCTGACAGGCTGTACGCCCGGTCGCACTCCGCCCTCTCCAAGACCGTGGAGTCACCGCTGAAGAGAAAGGCCTCCGCCGGCATCCAGTCCTCCTCCGGGGCATCCGAAGGGGTTGCGACTGACCCCGAGGGGTCAGGGCTGTAGGTTGCGCCCGACGCCCCCGTACCATTCCCAATGGACTCTGTCGTGGTCCCTAACTCGGAAATGATGGTAACCTGTGCCGAGAGGAGGGGCGGGAGCAGCTGCAGGAGGAACAAAACAGGGCTCATCCTCAAATCTGCTCCagtttggtggtggtggtggagggcgGGGGGGTATGGGGGGGGTTTAGGGGGGGTCACACAATATCCCCCTCTTCAATAATCTCTTAACCCTTTTCAGAATCCTCAAATGAATTTCACATTTTAGCCGAGGCCCGGAGATCCTTACATGCCTCCACTCTCATCCGTCTTTCTGTCTCGCCTCCTTCTGCCCATGTTTCGTCATGCAGGCAGTTGTTGATCCAGCAGGTGTCTGTTGTGACGACAAGTGGGAGTCGATCATCCGCTGCGCTCAAACAAAACACACCGCGTCCATTTCATTCTCACGCACGCTGACGAAAAAATGCACACACGCTACCTCTGAGCCTCTGAAATTGGGAAATCCGACCAGCGTTCCCGGTCAGTTCTGCATGTCGGTAAGAAGAAGAGGGAATCGTTGGAAAAATCCAGGGCTGTTCCCATTCAGTCCCACTCCCATTCCCAGCATGTCCGCAGTCCGACTGCTTGTCTCTCCCGCGTTTGTTTTCCTGTTTCCTCTGGTATTCCCTGGGTGAGCAGCAACAGAGCAGCGAGAGGCAAAGCCAGCCAacattagagagagagggagaggtgcgCCACTCTTACAGACCAAAGCAAATGCTAGCGCACACGACAGGAGGAGCCGGAGAGGGAGGAGGCGGTGGGGAGGGacgaggaggcagggagggagggaaaagccCCGAGTTGAGGGAATCTGAGGCAATGTGGTGTCACTACAGACAGAGAGCCCGTCTAGCAGGGCATggagaagggaaggaaaagagcATCTTTCCAccgtctctctcttcctgtctctctctgtctgcctgttacCCTCTCACTCGCTTCGTGGCTCCTCTGCCAAgcgtctctgtctctttgtctctgttttcatCACTGACAGAGGTTACCCCTGCCCCctgtcactttctctctcttgcttctTCTTGTCTCTTTCCCTAagctctctctctatccttctctgATTTCTGTATGCCCCTGGAGAAGCTTGGGTATCAGTTGTGGCTGAGAGAGGCACATCTGGTGGCAGCAGGGAATGcagcgagtgtgtgtgtttgtgtgtgtgtgtgtgtgtgtgtgcagagacGAGAGGATAATGCAGGATGCGAGTTAAGCCCCCTGTATAAGGGAATCCATCAGAACTCTATGCTAGATGGATTAAACTCTGCCAGAGAGTGCATGTAGATAAAAGGATACTCTTTTATCATCCAGgaatatgcaaacacacacacgttggaCAGAGAAGCCAGGTCGCTATGGATATGATGATTCCATGGTGGACCCAATCAGATTTCCAGCATGTACAAGGGAAGCCTGATGAATATTGAAGGGGATTTGTGTGTGGTTATAAAATGAGAATCACCCTTATTAAATGaatcagtgtttcccactttCCGTAGAACAGGAAGGTAATTAGGGAGGGGACAAGAGAAGGAACACGTGTGGATGCGTGTGAGGTAGAAAAGGAGCAAgggatggtgtgggggtgcgaGAGAGTTTTGATGAAGAGAGATCATGTGAGTGTCTGACAGAGAGTGTGAAATATAAACATCTCCCTCATCTTGGTGATGGAGCAGGCAACTCCGGGCTCTGGGTGATGCAGGCGAATCCTTGTTACGGTGCCATGGCAACGGGTTTCTAAGAGGTCTCATCCATTCCTCTGGGTCCCCTGCCCCCACCCAGGACTGCAGAGCAGGGGAGGTTTTGCAGTGGAGTGTGTAAAAGACAATGAggctggatgtgtgtttgtgtgtgtgtgtgtgtgtgtgtgtgtgtgtgtgtgtgtgggggggggggggctgttatAAAGGTGTATGGGTGTATGTGTGACTATGTGTTcatttttcatctgtgtgttttattaagcatgtgtagtatgtgtgtgttcacgtgTCATTAACTATGcataatgtgtgtttatgtgttgtcACGTGCTTGCATTTACTGAAGGTATTTCAGAGTTTCTAAGTAGTCTCTTAGAAGGGCACCTATTCGCACCTATTTAAATCTGACAATGAGTGGTCAGTAAGCTTTGGTTAGCCTCAACATGTCCTATATATAGTCAATCAATGTTATAACTGTGCATGTAGCCATGGATTTAGAACCTTCAATAATGGCCCTTCCCTACATTACTTGAATGAGCAGCTTTTGAATTCAAAATGTCTGTGATCATGATGAAGCCATTAACTTGCCTCCTCTCGCTGACTTCAACGTAGTTGTTTACATACTTGCACTAAAACGGGATCAAATGGCTGTCCATTGCTTCTACAATTATAATTTGTATTCAACAGGGCTTCAAGCAGTGGGGTTATCGTCAGTGGTGGCCTGTAGTACCACCTCCTGGCTGAATGATGTAAATGCTTTAtccttacaaaaaaaaaatcagtggaCTGACTGAATGATTTAGATTTATGGGTGACACTTTTGTTACCCTTTCTCCGTCTGCAAgttgatgtattttatttatgacaTGTGGAGGAAACTAATCGCAACCTGAAAACCGATATATCTAACAAGGGGAGATAGGCCTTGGC
Above is a window of Esox lucius isolate fEsoLuc1 chromosome 9, fEsoLuc1.pri, whole genome shotgun sequence DNA encoding:
- the si:ch211-156l18.8 gene encoding probable G-protein coupled receptor 158 isoform X2; protein product: MSPVLFLLQLLPPLLSAQVTIISELGTTTESIGNGTGASGATYSPDPSGSVATPSDAPEEDWMPAEAFLFSGDSTVLERAECDRAYSLSGQSGPLPHGFFGPLRSSMDALANMANFLNMIFQASDLRESSVRDDMEWYHAMVRSLLEADPLIRHALLTFDADPAAPVPQLVLRASRNPAPVYQNILLQDLSSRWESLHPPAPAPDDTWFSGLKFPDSPGPTLSKRVLFNDLSTLDTPKWGRGDSYVTNRSGVRWAGGPFLECEDGRFLPGWLLTLSTSFYGLKPDLSPEFRGVIRVDVNVQGFDVNQCATGDAWFANTHECNRTTMECEPIPGQGFRLGQYCCRCREGYYSPPMDEGGAPNGSNGEGVSVCYPALPICLPCWPGCGSCVDSAPCWVEEDWFLRAWVLAVQGFFMLLVFISMLVAYQFRRSRRIRASGLLLLETILFGSLLLYFPVFILYFRPSTFRCILLRWVRHLGFAIVYGTVTLKMYRVLKVFLSRTAQRVPYMSSVHLLRLLGFMVVTVSWFLCAWTVGVLQNRDRNIPLLITSTTSDGQGFNVCDLDRWDYMMAVGGWIT